The Burkholderia pyrrocinia genomic sequence ATCTCGCGGTGTCGCTCGTCGGCGGCTTCGAGCGCGAGCGTCCGGGCCTGCCCGCGATCGCGCTGGCCACCGATGCGTCGCAGGCCGGCCTCGCGGGCGCGGCGGCCGCCGGGCAACTGTTCGCGCAGCAGGTGCGCGTGCTCGGCCAGACCGGCGACATCCTGCTGGTGCTCGACCCGACCGGCGCGTCGCCGCGCGTGCTGGCGGCCATCGACGAAGCGCACGAGCGCGAGATGACCGTCGTCGCGCTGACGGGCGGCAACGGCCACGCGGTCGCGGCCGCGCTGTCCGACACCGATATTCCGATCAGTGTGCCCGCCGTCC encodes the following:
- a CDS encoding SIS domain-containing protein, which produces MSVERIQQQFRDSAALHAEAADALSLPIAAAVDAMFAALANGNKIVACGDGPSAAAAHYLAVSLVGGFERERPGLPAIALATDASQAGLAGAAAAGQLFAQQVRVLGQTGDILLVLDPTGASPRVLAAIDEAHEREMTVVALTGGNGHAVAAALSDTDIPISVPAVRAARIHEVHLLTIHCLCDGIDAMLLGED